The window AAATACCACGGCAGAAATTCGGCGGCACGACCCCGGGTGGAAACCATCGGCGAATTTCTGCCGGGATTTGCTAGAACATGTCTGTCGCTGGTTTTGGGGATGGACCCACCGTTCGGCCTGGAGATGAGAAAAGGATGCCAAACCAATCGATATGAGTGGAAAAAACGAGGCCGATATCCTGCGGGATATCCGGTCCAAAGTCAAAGACATTAATTTTGATACCCTGGAAGAAGTGGTGCTGCTGGCCGTCGAAATCGCACGGGAAGGCCGGGAGGGGCGCAAAATCGGCACCCTGTTCGTGGTATCCGACGAAGAGGAGACCCTGAAATGCTCCAAGCCGCTTATCCTGGATCCCCTCTGGTGTCACCCCAGCGAGCTCAAACGGATCCAAAACCCGGGCATGCGGGAGACCCTCAAGGAGCTGGCCCAACTGGACGGCGCCTTCATCGTCTCTGATGATGGCATCGTTCTGTCCGGCTGTCGCTACATCCACGCCTCCATCGAGGGGGTGCAGCTGCCCCTGGGCCTGGGAAGTCGGCATATGGCGGCGGCGGCCATCACCAAACATACCCGCGCCATTGCCGTGGTGGTCTCCGAGAGTTCCATTG of the Litorilinea aerophila genome contains:
- a CDS encoding DNA integrity scanning protein DisA nucleotide-binding domain protein; this encodes MSGKNEADILRDIRSKVKDINFDTLEEVVLLAVEIAREGREGRKIGTLFVVSDEEETLKCSKPLILDPLWCHPSELKRIQNPGMRETLKELAQLDGAFIVSDDGIVLSGCRYIHASIEGVQLPLGLGSRHMAAAAITKHTRAIAVVVSESSIVRIFDDGEIIAEIIPELWLIRRHGLHISGPYSARNVEQITVASKRDSG